One Marinitoga litoralis DNA window includes the following coding sequences:
- a CDS encoding carbohydrate ABC transporter permease: MIKAKNNPQSFHKSQIKYHLILIPISFVMLLPIIFIFSQAFKPMDELYLYPPRFLVRRPTLDNFFELFRMTQGSSIPISRYLINSILTAIATVILTIIISVLAGYGLSKKKFKSKKLIFSLNNLALMFVPTAVIIPRYLIIQKLGLIDTFWINILSLLAMPIGVFLIKQFIDQIPDALIEAAYIDGASDLNIIFNIIIPLLRPAIATVGILAFQAAWNSAEASIYYINNENLKTFAFYVTNLTAVTGNTVAGQGIAAAASLIMFVPNLILFIFMQSKVMNTMAHSGLK; this comes from the coding sequence ATGATAAAAGCTAAAAATAATCCACAATCATTTCATAAGAGTCAAATAAAGTATCATTTAATTTTAATACCTATTTCTTTTGTTATGTTATTACCAATAATATTTATTTTCTCACAAGCATTCAAACCTATGGATGAATTATACTTATATCCTCCTAGATTTTTAGTTAGAAGACCTACTTTAGATAATTTCTTTGAACTTTTTAGAATGACTCAAGGTTCATCAATACCTATTAGTAGATATTTAATAAACAGTATATTAACCGCTATTGCAACAGTTATTTTAACTATTATAATTTCTGTTTTAGCTGGATATGGTCTTTCAAAAAAGAAATTTAAATCAAAAAAATTAATATTTTCTTTAAATAATTTAGCTTTGATGTTTGTTCCTACTGCCGTTATTATTCCTAGGTACTTAATTATTCAAAAATTGGGATTAATTGATACATTTTGGATAAATATATTATCATTATTAGCCATGCCTATTGGAGTATTTTTAATAAAACAATTTATTGATCAAATTCCTGATGCATTAATAGAAGCTGCATATATTGATGGTGCTTCTGATTTGAATATTATATTTAATATTATTATTCCATTGCTTAGACCAGCTATTGCAACGGTTGGTATATTAGCTTTCCAAGCTGCATGGAATAGTGCAGAAGCATCTATTTATTATATTAATAATGAAAACTTAAAGACTTTTGCGTTCTATGTAACTAATTTAACAGCAGTAACTGGTAATACTGTTGCAGGACAAGGAATTGCAGCAGCGGCTAGTTTAATAATGTTTGTTCCTAATTTAATTCTATTTATCTTCATGCAATCCAAAGTTATGAAC
- a CDS encoding carbohydrate ABC transporter permease, translating to MNKKNHWIILSPYLILFFAFILLPIIVAIFLSFTYFNTIQPPKIIGFQNYITLLTRDEIFMQKVLPNTIKFSLIVGPGGYMLSFILAWLIAQLPKVPRTIYALILYSPSLTAGVTMSVLWRVLFNGDQQGYLNALLLSLGLIDKPVQWLQSPDHLLTIMIIVSLWSSMGVGFLAMLAGILNIDESLYEAAYIDGLKNRFQEIIYITIPAMKPQMLFGAVMSIVYTFTSAGIGVALSGTNPTPQYAGQLIVNHIEDYGFLRYEMGYASAVSVALLIIIYIFSRISWKLFGEE from the coding sequence ATGAATAAAAAGAATCATTGGATAATACTATCACCATATTTAATATTATTCTTTGCATTTATATTATTACCAATTATTGTAGCAATATTCCTATCATTTACATATTTTAATACTATTCAACCACCTAAAATTATTGGATTCCAAAATTATATTACACTACTAACTAGAGATGAAATATTTATGCAAAAAGTTTTACCAAATACTATTAAATTCTCCTTAATAGTAGGTCCAGGTGGATATATGTTGTCTTTTATTTTAGCCTGGTTAATTGCACAATTGCCTAAAGTTCCTAGAACAATTTATGCTTTGATATTGTATTCGCCTTCTTTAACAGCAGGTGTTACAATGTCTGTTCTTTGGAGAGTTTTATTTAACGGGGATCAACAAGGATATTTAAATGCTTTACTTTTGAGTCTTGGATTAATTGATAAACCTGTTCAATGGCTACAATCCCCTGATCACTTATTAACAATAATGATTATAGTTTCTCTTTGGAGTAGTATGGGTGTAGGTTTTTTAGCTATGCTAGCTGGTATTTTAAATATTGATGAATCATTATATGAAGCTGCATATATTGATGGATTAAAGAATAGATTCCAAGAAATTATATATATTACTATTCCTGCTATGAAACCTCAAATGTTATTTGGCGCAGTTATGTCAATAGTTTATACATTTACATCAGCAGGAATTGGTGTTGCTCTTTCTGGTACTAATCCTACTCCTCAGTATGCTGGGCAATTAATAGTAAATCATATTGAAGATTATGGATTTTTAAGATATGAAATGGGTTATGCATCAGCTGTTTCTGTAGCTCTTTTAATAATAATTTATATTTTCTCTAGAATATCTTGGAAGCTGTTCGGAGAAGAGTAG
- a CDS encoding His/Gly/Thr/Pro-type tRNA ligase C-terminal domain-containing protein: MTYYHKYSLLLIENFAGAFPTWLSPEQVAVIPVSDKYVDAAKELYEKLDSEGLRVKLDDSNATVGYKIRNAQMLKIPYMIVIGEKEIETKKYNVRTREGNTVEDLELEDFIKTIKEEIKNRSLKLSY, translated from the coding sequence ATTACTTATTATCACAAATATTCATTATTATTAATAGAAAACTTTGCTGGCGCATTCCCAACATGGTTATCTCCAGAACAAGTAGCTGTTATTCCTGTTTCTGATAAATATGTTGATGCCGCAAAAGAATTATATGAAAAATTAGATTCTGAAGGATTAAGAGTTAAATTAGATGATTCTAACGCAACGGTAGGTTATAAAATAAGAAATGCTCAAATGTTAAAAATACCTTATATGATTGTCATTGGTGAAAAAGAAATTGAAACTAAAAAATACAATGTAAGAACTAGAGAAGGAAATACCGTTGAAGATTTAGAACTTGAAGACTTCATTAAAACAATTAAAGAAGAAATTAAAAACAGAAGCTTAAAATTAAGTTATTAA
- a CDS encoding extracellular solute-binding protein → MKKTIIYIGVFFSIFLIVSIFLFYIGRNNYNDFINSVEKYIISNNERLEKITSIMPKGIIKVFDGDIIINTDEEKTININVDNDGEYELVLEYSYLNNTSNNGSLEIKINNSEYYLSTIDNYSYYEKNIDLDRYGNEIVPNQVQLKNNISILKDAKRIKNNLYFNFQKNNALTIRNLKAPIQIKRIFLKEKKDIISYEDYIKEYKDKPIHDYTAILEAEELALKSDSLVSIGNLQTSQITPFEIKKKKLNHILEPSFSLSGQTVYWILNIQESGLYNIGFRYIQTTNKGIPAFRKIYIDGEVLFKELKQYPFKYTGYNWKDEILGDENPFYFYLEKGKHVISMEVVTGPYEEYISFLTEKVKYLQNLGLDIRKLIGNNFDPNRTWDIVKYMPTIVDDLSNLSKELEEKYNELINLLGENSRSSISDLMVSAELIKDILKEPERIPFYLDVISEGSASMAQRLSNLALKLKEQPMGLDKVYIFTKFPELNYNSKLISAYEELYKLYLSLLNKNESYSVYEEVEENTLNVWVNRPVQYVETLQYLIDSDFTKKYGINVKLSIMQNEQKLILASAAGNSPDVALSISSWIPFELAIRGALYPLSNFNDFLSTLENDYNLETLLPMVIEDKIYGVTETQNFYVLMYRKDILDKLNIPVPNTWDDVKKILPELQRRGMNFFIPLSEQTTKFFNTTAPFIFQNKGRIYSKDGLKAAISDVNSVKGFELMTELYSIYGLPEQVASFYNEFRYGRIPIGISEFNNYNLLTNAAEEIYGLWDIAPSPGVKMGDKVYRYQVSSDRADVIFESSNKKEQAWLFLKWWLSKDTQVKYAKTLVNRYGPEYMWNTANISAFKELDFFPEKHKQTIIEQWKWIKEVQRHPGGYMTEREVSNIWNMVVIEGKELRPSIDRSEILINRELERKLTEFGYMKDGKVIKEYTMYDSIFDLLERWNNE, encoded by the coding sequence GTGAAAAAAACAATAATATATATAGGCGTGTTTTTTTCTATTTTTCTTATTGTTTCTATCTTCTTATTCTATATAGGAAGAAATAATTACAATGATTTTATTAATTCTGTAGAAAAATATATTATTTCTAACAATGAAAGGTTAGAAAAAATTACTAGTATTATGCCAAAAGGCATAATAAAAGTTTTTGATGGGGATATTATTATCAATACAGATGAAGAAAAAACAATTAATATAAATGTCGATAATGATGGCGAGTATGAATTGGTTTTAGAGTATTCATATTTAAATAATACATCAAATAATGGGTCTTTAGAAATAAAGATAAATAATAGTGAATATTATTTATCTACAATAGATAACTACTCTTACTATGAAAAAAATATTGATTTAGATAGATATGGTAATGAAATTGTTCCGAATCAAGTTCAATTAAAAAATAATATTTCCATATTAAAAGATGCAAAAAGAATAAAGAATAACCTATATTTTAATTTTCAAAAAAATAACGCTTTAACAATTAGAAATTTAAAAGCACCTATTCAAATAAAAAGAATATTTTTAAAAGAAAAAAAAGATATAATCTCATATGAAGATTATATAAAAGAGTATAAAGACAAACCAATTCATGATTATACAGCAATACTTGAAGCTGAAGAATTAGCTTTAAAATCAGATTCTTTAGTAAGTATAGGTAATTTACAAACTTCTCAAATTACTCCTTTTGAAATAAAAAAGAAAAAATTAAATCATATATTAGAACCTTCTTTTTCACTTTCGGGGCAAACAGTTTATTGGATTTTAAATATTCAAGAAAGCGGATTATACAATATCGGATTTAGGTATATTCAAACTACAAATAAAGGAATTCCAGCATTTAGAAAAATTTATATTGATGGGGAAGTATTATTTAAAGAATTAAAACAATATCCATTTAAATATACTGGTTATAATTGGAAAGATGAGATATTAGGTGATGAAAATCCATTCTATTTTTATTTGGAAAAGGGAAAACATGTCATTTCTATGGAAGTTGTAACTGGTCCATATGAAGAATATATATCTTTCCTAACAGAAAAAGTAAAATATTTGCAAAACTTAGGATTAGACATCAGAAAGTTAATTGGAAATAATTTCGATCCAAATAGAACTTGGGATATAGTTAAATATATGCCTACTATTGTTGATGATTTATCAAACTTATCAAAAGAATTAGAAGAAAAATATAATGAATTAATTAATCTATTAGGTGAAAATAGTAGATCTTCTATTTCAGATTTAATGGTATCTGCAGAATTAATAAAAGATATATTAAAGGAACCTGAAAGAATACCTTTTTATTTAGATGTTATAAGCGAAGGTTCTGCATCCATGGCACAAAGATTATCTAATTTAGCTTTAAAACTTAAAGAACAACCTATGGGATTGGATAAGGTTTATATTTTTACTAAATTCCCAGAATTAAATTATAATAGCAAATTGATATCTGCTTATGAGGAATTATATAAATTATATTTGTCCTTATTAAATAAAAATGAAAGTTATTCTGTATATGAAGAGGTAGAAGAAAATACATTAAATGTTTGGGTAAACAGACCTGTACAATATGTTGAGACATTACAATATTTAATAGATTCTGATTTTACAAAAAAATATGGAATAAACGTAAAACTATCTATAATGCAAAACGAACAAAAATTAATTTTAGCAAGTGCTGCTGGTAATTCTCCTGATGTTGCTTTAAGCATTAGTAGTTGGATACCTTTTGAACTTGCTATAAGAGGTGCTCTATATCCATTATCTAATTTTAATGACTTTTTATCTACTTTAGAAAATGATTATAACTTAGAAACTCTATTGCCTATGGTTATAGAAGATAAAATTTATGGAGTTACTGAAACACAGAACTTTTATGTATTAATGTATAGAAAGGATATTTTAGATAAACTAAATATCCCCGTACCTAATACATGGGACGATGTAAAAAAGATTTTACCAGAATTACAAAGAAGAGGTATGAACTTCTTCATTCCATTATCAGAACAAACAACTAAATTCTTTAATACTACAGCTCCATTTATTTTCCAAAACAAAGGAAGAATATATTCTAAAGATGGATTAAAAGCTGCAATTAGTGATGTGAATTCAGTAAAAGGGTTTGAATTAATGACTGAATTATATTCTATATATGGTCTTCCTGAACAAGTTGCAAGTTTCTATAATGAATTTAGATATGGAAGAATACCTATAGGTATATCAGAATTTAATAATTATAACTTGCTTACAAATGCTGCTGAGGAAATATATGGATTATGGGATATAGCACCTTCTCCTGGAGTTAAAATGGGAGATAAGGTATATAGATACCAAGTTTCAAGTGATAGAGCTGATGTGATATTTGAATCATCTAACAAAAAAGAACAAGCATGGCTATTTTTAAAATGGTGGCTTTCAAAAGATACACAAGTAAAATATGCAAAAACGTTAGTAAATAGATACGGCCCTGAATATATGTGGAATACAGCAAACATTTCTGCATTTAAAGAATTAGACTTTTTCCCTGAAAAACACAAACAAACTATTATCGAACAATGGAAATGGATAAAAGAAGTACAAAGACATCCTGGTGGATATATGACAGAAAGAGAAGTAAGTAATATATGGAATATGGTAGTTATTGAGGGAAAGGAATTAAGACCTTCTATCGATAGATCTGAAATATTAATTAACAGAGAACTTGAAAGAAAACTTACAGAATTTGGATATATGAAAGATGGCAAGGTAATAAAAGAATATACAATGTATGACTCTATTTTTGATTTACTTGAGAGGTGGAATAATGAATAA
- a CDS encoding PQQ-binding-like beta-propeller repeat protein, translated as MFYKFHKKTIFYILFLLLFVFNSCMRFNNPPVKPYDLKPIDGKKDVFIYLTLEWNSYDKDGDDIYYSIYLGENKDNLKLLKSNIKDNKYYVGPLDYSKKYYWKIKAVDSKGGYSYSDIQSFITINNSAPRIENIYIDSLINVELNPQISWEATDNEGDQILYNIYLNNELKVENYEKTTYKLINLNPGKTYKLKIEAVDDYGGKSDKIIEFKTTEAPKIIYMSPRNDTITLNGEMKLSWEATDFNNDEILYDVYIEKIDIDGEKVNPSRKIFENIKENEVKIFLNEVGKYYWKVIVKDERGAINESEVRNFVYKKNNIPEVNIIYPEDNSVLNNKNVSLAWEGFDKDGDKLIYNVYLDKNIIPTTIIATKINNNILEFSLKETGKYYWRVEVIDENKEKSFSNIYKFIFNNIPTEIELKEPKEGEYITGTKVKLSWEATDVDGDKLMYDIYFGKEPFPSLYKENYEGNYIYIENIESNKTYYWKIIAKDGKGGKLESSIMSFKTNTAPTEIELKEPKEGEYITGTKVKLSWEATDVDGDKLMYDIYFGKEPFPSLYKENYEGNYIYIENIESNKTYYWKIIAKDGKGEKLESSIMIFKTNTAPTEIELKEPKEGEYITDTKVKLSWEATDVDGDKLMYDICFGKEPNPALYKKDYESNYIYIENIESNKTYYWKIIAKDGKGGKLESSIMSFNTNTAPTNIYTQFDATRITLEPTIIINWSAIDIDGDKIKYDVYFGESEIPQLYLENIEFDNLELSNLKIKTTYYWKIVAKDGKGGISEGPIWSFTTNSKPEIINVYPKDNSFVQGNRPEYLWGDLPKTSVKLTWEATDIDNDEIYYDVYFNGELYKENIKDNYIILDELSHNIEYNWKLIVKDQYGAITESSIQKFVINTPPMLGQIYPKNNDILYQNEITLYYYAYDSDNYNSYMKYYIYFSEDSSPNIYKEDNKGGNIKISNLKENTDYYYRVIVEDDRGGKDDTGIMKIKIGENKIKNKISVSYQISSKVIVTDSNIYFSSNTNNSNIFYSLDNFGNFKWSKYLNGYVYDMLIDDTNDKIFVYTYDYSSGGKIYALSTLDGKISWEYSLGESGYYSSKKLKLNKNDSILYISGRYSIYALDISNGTKKWSFKTSSEIRNEFYIDEINDLLIFTTSYYLYALNLSDGSAVWNIYTGSSNSINGIFVENSKIYYTIGKYLYIADSANGNILLQKDINSYGGKMIIIDDYIYVSGYSDQNSCSSRKLLILNKEGEKINETSWISTSEPIYVSEDLLLINGYDSNTFYYEMEGMGYIYAITKEGNIIWKIFTGNYICFGNNTLNNYLNNYYFIDGKDIYILDFQ; from the coding sequence ATGTTTTATAAATTTCATAAGAAAACTATCTTTTATATTTTATTCTTACTTTTATTTGTATTTAATTCATGTATGAGGTTTAATAATCCTCCTGTAAAACCTTATGATTTGAAGCCTATTGATGGTAAAAAAGATGTTTTTATTTATTTAACTTTAGAATGGAATAGTTATGATAAAGATGGTGACGATATATATTATTCTATTTATCTTGGTGAAAATAAAGATAATTTAAAACTATTAAAGAGCAATATTAAAGATAATAAATATTATGTTGGACCTTTAGACTATAGTAAAAAATATTATTGGAAAATTAAAGCAGTAGATTCTAAAGGTGGATATTCATATAGTGATATACAAAGTTTTATTACTATAAATAATAGTGCTCCAAGAATAGAAAATATATATATTGATTCACTTATTAATGTAGAATTAAATCCACAAATTAGTTGGGAAGCAACAGATAATGAAGGAGATCAAATTTTATATAATATATATTTAAATAATGAATTAAAGGTGGAAAATTATGAAAAAACAACATATAAATTAATTAATTTAAATCCAGGAAAAACGTATAAGTTAAAAATAGAAGCTGTAGATGATTATGGTGGGAAAAGTGATAAAATCATAGAATTTAAGACAACAGAGGCCCCGAAAATAATATATATGAGTCCTAGAAATGATACAATAACTTTAAATGGGGAAATGAAATTAAGCTGGGAAGCAACTGATTTTAATAACGATGAAATATTATACGATGTTTATATTGAAAAAATAGACATTGATGGAGAAAAAGTAAATCCATCTAGAAAAATATTTGAAAACATTAAAGAGAATGAAGTTAAAATATTTTTAAATGAAGTAGGGAAATATTATTGGAAAGTAATAGTTAAAGATGAAAGAGGAGCAATAAATGAATCTGAAGTTAGAAATTTTGTATATAAAAAAAATAATATTCCTGAAGTAAATATTATTTATCCCGAAGATAATTCTGTTCTAAATAATAAAAATGTTTCTTTAGCCTGGGAAGGATTTGATAAAGATGGAGATAAATTAATTTATAATGTTTACCTAGATAAAAATATTATTCCAACAACTATAATTGCTACTAAAATAAATAATAATATTTTAGAATTTTCTCTTAAAGAAACTGGAAAATATTATTGGAGAGTAGAAGTTATTGATGAAAATAAAGAAAAATCATTTAGTAATATATATAAATTTATTTTTAATAACATTCCAACAGAAATAGAATTAAAAGAACCAAAAGAAGGTGAATATATAACAGGTACAAAGGTAAAACTTAGTTGGGAAGCGACGGATGTAGATGGAGATAAATTAATGTACGACATATACTTTGGGAAAGAACCATTTCCATCATTATATAAAGAAAATTATGAAGGTAATTATATATACATAGAAAACATAGAATCAAACAAAACATATTATTGGAAGATAATAGCAAAAGACGGGAAAGGCGGAAAGTTAGAAAGTTCTATAATGAGTTTTAAAACTAACACAGCGCCAACAGAAATAGAATTAAAAGAACCAAAAGAAGGTGAATATATAACAGGTACAAAGGTAAAACTTAGTTGGGAAGCGACGGATGTAGATGGAGATAAATTAATGTACGACATATACTTTGGGAAAGAACCATTTCCATCATTATATAAAGAAAATTATGAAGGTAATTATATATACATAGAAAACATAGAATCAAACAAAACATATTATTGGAAGATAATAGCAAAAGATGGAAAAGGTGAAAAGTTAGAAAGTTCTATAATGATTTTTAAAACTAACACAGCGCCAACAGAAATAGAATTAAAAGAACCAAAAGAAGGTGAATATATAACAGATACAAAGGTGAAGCTTAGTTGGGAAGCGACGGATGTAGATGGAGATAAATTAATGTACGACATATGCTTTGGGAAAGAACCAAATCCTGCTCTATATAAAAAGGATTATGAAAGTAATTATATATACATAGAAAACATAGAATCAAACAAAACATATTATTGGAAGATAATAGCAAAAGATGGAAAAGGTGGAAAACTAGAAAGTTCTATAATGAGTTTTAATACAAATACAGCACCGACAAATATTTACACACAATTTGATGCTACTAGAATCACTTTAGAGCCCACCATAATAATTAATTGGAGTGCAATAGATATAGATGGAGACAAAATAAAATATGATGTATATTTTGGCGAAAGTGAAATACCACAATTATATTTAGAAAATATTGAATTTGATAATTTGGAATTGTCAAATTTGAAAATAAAAACCACATATTATTGGAAAATTGTAGCGAAAGATGGAAAAGGCGGAATAAGTGAAGGACCTATTTGGAGCTTTACTACAAACAGCAAACCAGAAATAATTAATGTCTATCCAAAAGATAATAGTTTTGTTCAAGGAAACAGACCTGAATATCTATGGGGGGATCTTCCTAAAACTTCAGTAAAATTAACTTGGGAGGCAACGGATATAGATAATGATGAAATTTATTATGATGTTTATTTTAATGGAGAATTATATAAAGAAAATATTAAAGATAACTATATAATTCTCGATGAATTATCACATAATATAGAATATAATTGGAAGTTAATTGTAAAGGATCAATATGGTGCAATTACAGAATCATCTATCCAAAAGTTTGTTATAAATACACCACCAATGCTTGGTCAAATCTATCCAAAAAATAATGACATCTTATATCAAAATGAAATTACATTATATTATTATGCATATGACTCAGATAACTACAATTCTTATATGAAATATTATATATATTTTAGTGAAGATTCTTCTCCAAATATATACAAAGAAGACAATAAAGGTGGGAATATTAAAATATCAAATTTAAAAGAAAATACTGATTATTATTATAGAGTTATTGTTGAAGATGATAGAGGTGGAAAGGATGATACTGGTATAATGAAAATAAAAATTGGAGAAAATAAGATAAAAAATAAAATATCAGTTTCCTACCAAATATCTTCAAAAGTTATTGTGACTGATTCAAATATTTATTTTTCATCAAATACAAATAATAGCAATATTTTTTATTCACTAGATAATTTTGGTAATTTTAAATGGTCTAAATATCTTAATGGATACGTGTATGATATGTTGATAGATGATACAAATGATAAGATATTTGTATATACATATGATTATTCATCTGGAGGAAAAATATATGCTTTATCTACTCTTGATGGAAAAATTTCATGGGAATATTCTTTAGGAGAAAGTGGATATTATTCATCAAAGAAATTAAAATTGAATAAAAATGATTCTATTTTATATATTAGTGGTAGGTATTCAATATATGCTTTAGATATTTCTAATGGAACAAAAAAATGGAGTTTTAAAACATCAAGTGAAATAAGAAATGAATTTTATATCGACGAAATAAATGATTTATTAATATTTACAACATCATATTATCTATATGCATTAAATTTATCAGACGGAAGTGCTGTATGGAATATATATACTGGCAGTTCAAATAGTATTAATGGAATATTTGTTGAAAATTCCAAAATTTATTATACTATAGGAAAATATTTGTATATTGCTGATTCGGCAAATGGGAATATTCTTTTACAAAAGGACATAAATTCATATGGCGGTAAAATGATTATTATTGACGATTACATATATGTATCAGGATATAGTGATCAAAACAGTTGTTCATCTAGAAAGTTATTAATACTAAATAAAGAAGGAGAAAAAATAAATGAAACTTCTTGGATTTCAACTTCGGAGCCTATTTATGTATCAGAAGATTTATTATTAATAAATGGATATGACTCAAATACATTTTATTATGAAATGGAAGGAATGGGATATATTTATGCAATAACTAAAGAAGGAAATATTATATGGAAAATTTTTACCGGGAATTATATATGTTTTGGAAATAATACTTTAAACAATTATCTGAATAATTACTATTTTATTGACGGAAAAGATATATATATTTTAGATTTTCAATAA
- a CDS encoding ABC transporter substrate-binding protein produces the protein MKKFLVFFILLVSIAIFAETTIKVAVWSWDVELYKKIVESFNKEYPDIKVEIVVNEPDVNGFLTAKSAAGEELPDVVAQSWMELYYPVSQGWVYPLNEFVENDPDFAFVPKQLQNAYSYNGTLFALPERLHFNTIILNLDLLEKLNLKKPSYLWDINQFRTLARRGTTREYSGIDNLWEFDTFMAAVLTDHTSFWSFDLQNWKFDLQNGGWIPAITLQKQLKSVPGLVAGDLFNQETRDNGELDDYQKKFGRDADAFMEGKILMGFRGTWAWYENNLKELSWNYDMYPVPNDPKYGLRIPTHVNYAFMTSTTKHPKEAFLFLKYLTYDPNGVKERLRILTTNKDVEGKLTKDWFIPATMHPEVIKYFDSVDFIPEGVKYMLKRLDRTVQVDLWKIVPGWWGAIWDVIFPVNEKIRAGEVEPEAVAAETEEKANEIIQKAWIDFEKNLNEFLNDFNSKK, from the coding sequence ATGAAAAAGTTTTTAGTTTTTTTCATCTTATTAGTAAGCATAGCTATTTTTGCTGAAACTACCATTAAAGTAGCTGTTTGGTCTTGGGATGTTGAATTATATAAAAAAATAGTTGAAAGCTTTAACAAAGAATACCCTGATATTAAAGTAGAAATTGTTGTTAACGAACCAGATGTAAATGGATTTTTAACAGCAAAAAGTGCTGCTGGTGAAGAGTTACCAGATGTTGTAGCACAATCATGGATGGAATTATACTATCCTGTATCTCAAGGTTGGGTTTATCCTTTAAATGAATTTGTAGAAAATGATCCTGACTTCGCATTCGTACCAAAACAACTCCAAAACGCTTACTCTTATAACGGTACATTATTTGCTTTACCTGAAAGATTACACTTTAATACTATAATTCTTAATTTAGACTTATTAGAAAAATTAAATCTTAAAAAACCATCTTATTTATGGGATATAAATCAATTTAGAACATTAGCAAGAAGAGGAACTACAAGAGAATATTCTGGTATTGATAATTTATGGGAATTTGATACATTCATGGCAGCTGTTTTAACAGACCATACTAGTTTCTGGAGTTTTGATTTACAAAATTGGAAATTCGATTTACAAAATGGTGGTTGGATACCAGCTATTACTTTACAAAAACAATTAAAATCAGTTCCTGGTTTAGTTGCTGGTGACTTATTTAATCAAGAAACTAGAGACAATGGCGAATTAGATGATTATCAAAAGAAATTTGGTAGAGATGCTGATGCATTTATGGAAGGAAAAATTCTAATGGGATTCAGAGGAACATGGGCATGGTATGAAAACAATTTAAAAGAATTATCATGGAATTATGATATGTATCCTGTTCCAAATGATCCAAAATATGGTTTAAGAATACCAACACATGTTAATTATGCTTTTATGACATCAACAACAAAACACCCAAAAGAAGCTTTCTTATTCTTAAAATATTTAACATATGATCCAAATGGAGTAAAAGAAAGATTAAGAATATTAACTACAAACAAAGATGTAGAAGGTAAATTAACAAAAGATTGGTTCATTCCTGCAACAATGCATCCAGAAGTTATAAAATACTTTGATAGTGTAGATTTCATTCCAGAAGGTGTAAAATACATGTTAAAAAGATTAGATAGAACTGTTCAAGTTGATTTATGGAAAATCGTTCCTGGTTGGTGGGGCGCTATTTGGGATGTAATATTCCCTGTAAATGAAAAGATAAGAGCAGGAGAAGTTGAACCTGAAGCAGTAGCTGCTGAAACAGAAGAAAAAGCTAATGAAATAATTCAAAAAGCTTGGATAGATTTCGAAAAGAATTTAAATGAATTTTTAAACGATTTTAATAGCAAAAAATAA